One stretch of Enterobacter sp. RHBSTW-00994 DNA includes these proteins:
- a CDS encoding calcium/sodium antiporter — protein MLLATALLIIGLLLVVYSADRLVFAASILCRLLGVPPIIIGLTVVSVGTSLPEIIVAVSASLHGQVDLAIGTAIGSNIVNILLILGLAALLHSFRVHSDVLRRELPLMLIVSLLAGCVLYDGELSYGDGIFLLTLAGIWLLYSVKIARLAEKQGDDSLMREHIAELPREGTLPVALLWLGVALIIMPMATRMVVDNATVLANYFAMSELTMGLTVIAIGTSLPELATAIAGARKGEDDIAIGNIIGSNIFNIAIVTGLPALISPGPFNPLAFSRDYGVMLLVSVIFALLCWRRKQQIGKSAGALLTGGFIVWMAMLYWLSPLLSG, from the coding sequence ATGCTTTTAGCAACGGCACTGTTAATAATTGGTTTACTTTTGGTGGTCTACAGTGCTGACCGTTTGGTATTTGCTGCATCGATCCTGTGCCGCCTTCTTGGCGTACCACCCATTATTATTGGATTAACGGTTGTCAGCGTTGGGACATCGCTTCCAGAAATTATCGTCGCTGTCTCAGCCTCGCTACACGGCCAGGTCGATCTTGCTATCGGCACTGCCATTGGCTCCAATATCGTCAATATTTTACTGATTCTTGGCCTGGCGGCATTACTGCACTCATTTCGCGTGCATTCTGATGTCTTGCGCCGTGAATTGCCGCTAATGTTAATCGTAAGTTTACTGGCAGGTTGCGTGCTTTATGACGGAGAGCTGAGCTATGGCGATGGCATCTTTTTGCTGACGCTGGCAGGAATATGGCTTCTGTATAGTGTGAAGATTGCCCGACTTGCGGAAAAACAAGGTGATGACAGCCTGATGCGTGAGCATATTGCCGAGCTACCGCGCGAAGGAACTTTACCTGTCGCGCTGCTTTGGCTTGGCGTTGCGCTCATTATCATGCCGATGGCAACACGTATGGTCGTGGATAACGCGACGGTGCTGGCGAACTATTTCGCCATGAGTGAACTGACGATGGGCCTGACCGTGATTGCCATTGGAACCAGCTTACCTGAACTGGCAACAGCCATTGCTGGCGCACGTAAAGGTGAAGATGATATCGCGATTGGCAATATCATTGGCTCAAACATTTTTAATATTGCGATCGTGACTGGCCTGCCAGCGCTGATATCGCCAGGGCCATTTAATCCACTGGCCTTCTCGCGCGATTACGGCGTGATGTTGCTGGTCAGTGTTATTTTTGCCCTGCTCTGCTGGCGACGAAAACAGCAGATAGGTAAAAGTGCAGGCGCATTGCTTACAGGTGGATTTATCGTATGGATGGCGATGCTGTACTGGCTGTCGCCTCTTCTCTCTGGGTAA